A portion of the Punica granatum isolate Tunisia-2019 chromosome 7, ASM765513v2, whole genome shotgun sequence genome contains these proteins:
- the LOC116212878 gene encoding cytochrome P450 81Q32-like, whose product MFLVYFLLFIGFYVISRHIIHNIRNLPPSPFPTYPILGHLHLLKKPLHRSLATISSRHGPILLLQFGFRRVLVVSSPSAAEECLAKNDIVFANRPRLLAGKYLGHDYMSLVWAPYGDHWRNLRRVATLEILSSHRLNSLSGIRADEVSALMRRLARNDYWAQPVDMKKALFELMLNVMMRMIGGKRYYGEHAAEEAWRFREIVTETGRIGGATNIGEFLPFLRRIGFEGVEKDLRALQEKRDCFMQSLLDEQKRQLVKEKNKNLIQVLLSLQETEPEYYKDVTIRSMMSVLLAAGTETSAATMEWTMSLLLNHPEVLKKAQAEIDHVVGWDHLVSESDLTVLPYLHNIIKETLRMFPVAPLSVPHESTEGCHVGGYWVPGGTMLLINLYSIQRDPRYWSEPEKFKPERFEGTEGFRDGHRMLPFGLGRRGCPGENLALRMMSGTLGSLIQCFEWGRTDEEPVDMTEAMGLTMPKAHPLMAKCRPRESMRPLLSQI is encoded by the exons ATGTTCCTCGTCTACTTCCTCTTGTTCATAGGCTTCTATGTGATATCAAGGCATATCATCCACAACATCCGCAACCTTCCGCCCAGTCCCTTCCCGACCTACCCCATCCTCGGCCACCTTCACCTCCTCAAGAAGCCCCTCCACCGCTCCCTCGCCACCATCTCCAGCCGCCATGGccccatcctcctcctccaattCGGCTTCCGCCGCGTCCTCGTTGTCTCCTCCCCCTCTGCTGCCGAGGAGTGCCTCGCCAAGAACGACATCGTCTTCGCAAACCGCCCACGCCTCCTGGCCGGTAAATACTTGGGTCACGACTACATGAGCCTTGTGTGGGCGCCCTATGGGGATCACTGGAGGAACCTGAGGCGGGTCGCAACCCTCGAGATCCTCTCATCCCACCGGCTCAACAGCCTGTCTGGGATACGGGCTGACGAGGTCAGCGCTCTCATGAGGCGGCTTGCCAGGAACGATTACTGGGCACAACCTGTGGATATGAAGAAGGCCTTGTTCGAGCTGATGCTGAAtgtgatgatgaggatgatcGGCGGAAAGAG GTACTACGGAGAGCATGCAGCGGAGGAAGCATGGAGGTTCCGGGAGATTGTGACGGAGACGGGTAGGATTGGAGGGGCCACGAACATCGGGGAGTTCCTGCCGTTCCTCAGGAGGATCGGGTTCGAGGGGGTGGAGAAGGACCTGCGGGCTTTGCAAGAGAAGAGGGACTGCTTCATGCAGTCTTTGCTTGACGAGCAAAAGAGGCAGCTGGTAAAAGAGAAGAATAAGAATCTGATTCAGGTCTTGTTGTCCCTGCAAGAAACAGAACCTGAGTACTACAAAGACGTTACCATCAGAAGCATGATGTCC GTCCTATTAGCAGCGGGGACTGAAACTTCCGCTGCCACAATGGAGTGGACCATGTCGCTCCTATTGAACCACCCCGAGGTCTTAAAGAAGGCACAGGCGGAGATTGACCATGTTGTCGGGTGGGACCACTTGGTAAGTGAGTCCGACCTCACCGTGCTCCCTTACCTCCACAACATCATCAAGGAGACTCTCCGTATGTTCCCGGTGGCCCCGCTCTCGGTGCCCCACGAGTCAACTGAGGGGTGCCATGTGGGCGGGTATTGGGTACCTGGGGGCACGATGCTCTTGATCAACTTGTACTCGATCCAGCGGGACCCACGGTACTGGTCAGAACCCGAGAAGTTCAAGCCCGAGAGGTTCGAGGGGACAGAAGGGTTTAGAGACGGGCACAGGATGTTGCCATTCGGATTGGGTAGGAGAGGATGCCCGGGGGAGAACCTGGCCCTCAGGATGATGTCTGGGACCCTGGGGTCGCTGATCCAGTGCTTTGAATGGGGGCGGACCGACGAGGAGCCAGTGGACATGACCGAGGCAATGGGCCTCACCATGCCAAAGGCGCATCCGTTGATGGCTAAATGTAGGCCCCGAGAAAGCATGCGGCCACTCCTTTCCCAAATATGA
- the LOC116214520 gene encoding pumilio homolog 12-like: MANNCCQIGSTKSGYFVLCDTVSKYNGRRHEHAVLSSIAANALQLSFDQFGNFVVQSLLNLGLPYFNFKILDELRGQYFSLSLNKFGSHVMEKCLANAPSVQQLEQIIHELLNRPGSSSLFLDEYGNYVMQAALVESKDKSWPIHQKLLERLRLSAGKLRTTNFGKQLLKHLPRNSIPIIPSYYY; encoded by the exons ATGGCGAACAACTGTTGTCAAATAGGATCAACCAAAAGTGGATACTTCGTGCTGTGTGATACCGTTAGCAAATACAATGGCAGGCGGCACGAACATGCTGTGTTGAGTAGCATTGCAGCAAATGCCCTGCAACTCTCCTTCGACCAGTTCGG GAATTTTGTGGTTCAATCGTTGCTCAATCTGGGGCTCCCgtatttcaatttcaaaatcctAGATGAGCTCCGCGGGCAATACTTCAGCCTCTCCCTCAACAAGTTCGGCAGCCACGTGATGGAGAAGTGCCTAGCAAATGCTCCGAGCGTTCAGCAACTCGAGCAGATCATCCATGAGCTGCTCAACAGGCCCGGCTCCTCCAGTCTGTTCCTGGATGAGTACGGGAACTATGTGATGCAAGCTGCGCTGGTAGAATCCAAG GATAAGAGCTGGCCAATCCACCAAAAGCTGCTGGAGCGTTTGAGGCTGAGCGCAGGCAAGCTACGCACCACTAACTTTGGGAAGCAGCTTCTGAAGCATCTTCCCAGGAACAGCATCCCCATCATCCCCTCCTACTACTACTGA
- the LOC116212810 gene encoding cytochrome P450 81Q32-like: MTHPLPLLSLSTKTNQPNTHPPPNTNKSRNTTRPENMFLLYFLLFIGFYVISRHLFHNIRNFPPTPFPTFPILGHLHLLKKPLHHSLATISRRHGPILLLQFGSRRVLVISSPSAAEECLAKNDIIFANRPRLLAGKYLGYDYMSLAWAPYGDHWRNMRRIATLEILSSHRLNSLSRIRAGEVSALVRRLARNDYWAQPVDMKKALFELMLNVMMRMIVGKRYYGENAAEAEEAKRFRDIVTETFRIGGATNIGEFLPFLRVIGFMGVEKDLQTLQEKRDRFMRCLLDEQKRETKEKNKNNLIQDLLSLQETEPEYYKDITIRSIMSVLLAAGTDTSAATMEWAMSLLLNHPEVLKKAQAEIDKVVGWDHLVNESDLSRLPYLHNIIKETLRLFPVAPLSVPHESSEGCHVGGYRVPGGTMLLINLYSIQRDPRYWSEPEKFKPERFEGTEGVRDGHRMLPFGSGRRGCPGENLALRMMSVTLGSLIQCFEWGRKGKEPVDMTEATGLTMPKARPLMAKCRPRESMMPLLSQI; the protein is encoded by the exons ATGACCCATCCCCTCCCTCTACTTTCTCTATCAACAAAAACCAACCAACCAAACACACACCCACCCCCAAACACAAACAAGTCAAGAAACACCACAAGACCAGAGAACATGTTCCTCCTCTACTTCCTCTTGTTCATAGGCTTCTATGTGATATCAAGGCACCTTTTCCACAACATCCGCAACTTCCCGCCCACTCCCTTCCCGACCTTCCCCATCCTCGGCCACCTCCACCTACTCAAGAAGCCCCTCCACCACTCCCTCGCCACCATCTCCCGCCGCCATGGccccatcctcctcctccagtTCGGTTCCCGCCGCGTCCTCGTCATCTCCTCCCCCTCCGCCGCTGAAGAGTGCCTCGCCAAGAACGACATCATCTTCGCGAACCGCCCGCGCCTCCTCGCAGGTAAATACTTGGGTTATGACTACATGAGCCTCGCGTGGGCGCCCTACGGGGACCACTGGAGGAACATGAGGCGGATTGCAACCCTCGAGATCCTTTCGTCCCACCGGCTCAACAGCCTGTCCAGGATAAGGGCTGGCGAGGTCAGTGCTCTCGTGAGGCGGCTTGCGAGGAACGATTACTGGGCACAGCCTGTGGATATGAAGAAGGCCCTGTTCGAGCTGATGCTGAAtgtgatgatgaggatgatcGTCGGGAAGAG GTACTATGGAGAGAACGCGGCGGAGGCAGAGGAAGCAAAGAGGTTCCGTGATATTGTAACAGAGACGTTCAGGATTGGAGGGGCCACGAACATTGGGGAGTTCCTGCCGTTCCTTAGGGTGATAGGGTTCATGGGGGTGGAGAAGGACCTGCAGACATTGCAGGAGAAGAGGGACCGCTTCATGCGGTGTCTGCTTGACGAGCAAAAGAGGGAGACCaaagagaagaacaagaataaCCTGATACAGGACTTGCTGTCCTTGCAAGAAACAGAACCCGAGTACTACAAAGACATTACCATCAGAAGCATCATGTCC GTCCTATTAGCAGCGGGGACCGACACTTCCGCCGCGACAATGGAGTGGGCCATGTCGCTCCTATTGAACCATCCCGAGGTCTTAAAGAAGGCACAGGCGGAGATCGACAAAGTTGTTGGATGGGACCACCTGGTAAACGAGTCAGACCTCTCTAGGCTCCCTTACCTCCACAACATCATCAAGGAGACACTTCGCTTGTTCCCCGTGGCCCCGCTCTCGGTCCCCCACGAGTCGTCCGAGGGGTGCCATGTGGGCGGATATCGGGTACCCGGGGGCACAATGCTCTTGATCAACCTGTACTCGATCCAGCGGGACCCGCGCTACTGGTCAGAACCCGAGAAGTTCAAGCCCGAGAGGTTTGAGGGGACGGAAGGGGTTAGAGACGGGCACAGGATGCTGCCATTCGGATCTGGCAGGAGAGGGTGCCCGGGGGAGAACCTGGCTCTAAGGATGATGTCTGTGACCCTGGGGTCGCTGATTCAGTGCTTTGAGTGGGGGCGGAAAGGCAAGGAGCCAGTGGACATGACCGAGGCGACGGGCCTCACCATGCCCAAGGCGCGTCCGCTGATGGCTAAATGTAGGCCCCGAGAAAGCATGATGCCACTCCTTTCTCAAATATGA
- the LOC116214056 gene encoding 3-oxo-Delta(4,5)-steroid 5-beta-reductase, producing MSWWWAGAIGAAKKKFEEDDAPKSFQSVGLVVGVTGIVGNSLAEILPLADTPGGPWKVYGVARRPRPSWNADHPVEYIQCDISDPQDAESKLSVLTDVTHIFYVTWTNLIAEVENCEVNGRMLRNVLRAVLPNAPNLCHVCLQTGQKHYIGNFEDMATGKVRPHEPPYTEDLPRLDCPNFYYTLEDILYEEVAKKDGVSWSVHRPPVIFGFSPYSLMNMVGSLCVYAAICKHEGTPLKFPGTKETWECYCIAGDADLIAEQQIWAAVDPYARNEAFNCSNGDVFRWKHFWKVLAEQFGIEEYGFYKKEGKLGLEEAMKGKEKVWEEIVRENQLQPTKLEEVGIWWFVDLVLSGDAGLDSMNKSKEHGFLGFRNSRNSFIYWIDKVKGYKIVPGA from the exons ATGAGCTGGTGGTGGGCCGGAGCTATCGGCGCTGCAAAG AAGAAGTTCGAGGAGGATGATGCTCCGAAGAGCTTCCAGAGCGTGGGGCTGGTGGTGGGCGTGACGGGGATAGTCGGGAACAGCCTCGCGGAGATCCTCCCGCTCGCGGACACCCCCGGCGGCCCGTGGAAGGTCTATGGCGTGGCCCGCAGACCCCGCCCCAGCTGGAACGCTGACCACCCGGTCGAGTACATCCAGTGCGACATCTCCGATCCCCAGGATGCTGAGTCGAAGCTCTCCGTCCTCACCGACGTGACCCACATCTTCTATGTCACGTGGACCAACCTGATTGCTGAGGTCGAGAACTGCGAGGTGAACGGGAGGATGCTGAGGAATGTGCTGAGGGCTGTGCTTCCAAACGCGCCGAACCTCTGTCATGTGTGCCTCCAGACGGGGCAGAAGCACTATATTGGCAACTTTGAAGACATGGCCACGGGCAAAGTGCGTCCCCACGAACCACCTTACACGGAGGACCTGCCCAGGCTGGACTGCCCGAACTTCTACTATACCCTTGAGGACATCCTTTATGAGGAGGTTGCGAAGAAGGATGGGGTCTCGTGGTCGGTCCACCGCCCGCCTGTGATCTTCGGGTTCTCACCCTACAGCCTCATGAACATGGTCGGATCCCTTTGCGTGTACGCTGCAATCTGCAAGCACGAGGGTACCCCATTGAAATTCCCAGGGACTAAGGAGACGTGGGAATGCTACTGTATAGCTGGGGATGCGGACCTCATCGCCGAGCAGCAGATTTGGGCTGCAGTGGACCCATATGCGCGGAACGAGGCCTTCAACTGCAGCAATGGCGACGTGTTCAGGTGGAAGCACTTCTGGAAGGTCCTGGCGGAGCAGTTTGGGATTGAGGAGTACGGGTTCTACAAGAAGGAAGGGAAGCTGGGACTCGAGGAGGCGATGAAAGGGAAGGAAAAGGTGTGGGAGGAGATCGTAAGGGAGAACCAGCTGCAGCCCACGAAGCTGGAGGAGGTGGGGATCTGGTGGTTCGTGGATTTGGTGTTGAGCGGGGACGCGGGGCTGGACAGCATGAACAAGAGCAAGGAGCACGGGTTCTTGGGGTTCCGGAACTCGAGGAACTCCTTCATTTACTGGATCGATAAGGTGAAGGGCTACAAGATTGTGCCTGGAGCTTAG
- the LOC116214519 gene encoding uncharacterized protein LOC116214519 produces the protein MEEEKNPPTGGSPARDESDEVRRQAKEMLHYYLYMAEVSNQQQPPLEEAFANMSVNDIYINHTSYGMFDRENRTSQRYPGLNGENLADLSNIGGFPLGGSAVARDAAIGYDSYLALSGFQDPSQLSRHSHQLPPSPFLSGLSSGSSGRNWNRCPYPVSLCENSLDFAARATDPKITRELQNSIKFMSRCPYPVSLCEDPLDLVASATDPRTARELQNSIKHMSRAEIDRLFSAFKNKIEKMMTHTSANFVSLSLIEFLTANQIGEIVHRLCRNSDVLCRICLNTHGMRAMQKLLERITVPSQKDALTAALRPYTVQLLKSDGGRHVIMCCLQNFSDEENKNDHSKRLGL, from the exons atggaagaagagaagaatccACCCACTGGTGGCAGTCCGGCTAGAGATGAGTCGGATGAGGTGCGACGACAGGCCAAGGAGATGCTCCATTATTACCTCTATATGGCTGAGGTTTCGAATCAGCAGCAGCCGCCGCTCGAGGAGGCCTTTGCTAATATGAGTGTCAatgatatttatattaatcaCACCTCCTACGGGATGTTCGACCGTGAGAATCGCACCTCCCAGCGTTATCCGGGGCTCAACGGTGAGAATCTTGCGGACTTGTCAAACATCGGGGGTTTCCCCTTGGGAGGTTCTGCCGTTGCGCGGGACGCTGCCATTGGCTATGATTCGTATCTGGCTCTCAGCGGGTTCCAGGACCCGAGCCAACTGAGCCGTCACAGCCACCAGTTACCACCATCGCCCTTCCTCTCTGGCCTCTCAAGTGGTTCCTCGGGGAGGAACTGGAACCGGTGCCCCTATCCCGTCAGCCTATGCGAGAATTCCCTCGACTTTGCTGCCCGTGCCACCGATCCCAAGATCACGCGGGAGCTGCAGAACAGCATCAAATTTATGAGCCGGTGCCCGTACCCAGTCAGCCTATGTGAGGATCCTCTCGACCTTGTCGCCAGTGCTACTGATCCCAGGACTGCGAGGGAGCTGCAGAACAGCATCAAGCATATGAGCCGGGCCGAGATAGACCGTCTGTTCTCGGCATTCAAGAACAAGATTGAGAAGATGATGACTCACACATCCGCAAACTTTGTCTCCCTGTCCCTCATAGAATTCTTGACTGCAAACCAGATAGGCGAGATCGTCCACAGGCTGTGCAGAAACAGCGACGTTCTATGTCGAATTTGCCTCAATACTCATGG GATGAGGGCAATGCAGAAGCTGTTGGAGAGGATAACAGTGCCGTCCCAGAAGGATGCGCTGACGGCGGCTCTCAGGCCCTACACGGTGCAATTGCTAAAGAGCGATGGTGGCCGGCATGTTATCATGTGCTGTTTGCAGAATTTTTCCGATGAGGAAAACAAG AACGATCATAGCAAAAGATTAGGGCTATGA
- the LOC116214813 gene encoding metal transporter Nramp2-like: MASPTPPGEPEHDVPDRSDEADAESSHLLPPEANHPPPPDDDRDDLAFEPHEKIMIVDIESADETAVPPFSWRKLWLFTGPGLLMSVAFLDPGNLEGDLQAGAIAGYSLLWLLMWATAMGLLIQMLSARVGVATGRHLAELCREEYPGWAGLALWFMAEVALIGADIQEVIGSAIAIQILSNGHLPLWAGVLITASDCFLFLFLENYGVRKLEAVFAFLIGTMALSFAWMFADTKPSGKELLMGLLVPRLGSKTIRQAVGVVGCVIMPHNVFLHSALVQSRKINPEKKGRVQEAINYYSIESSFALLVSFMINLFVTTVFAKGFYGTKQANTIGLVNAGQYLEEKYGGGLLLILYIWGIGLLAAGQSSTITGTYAGQFIMGGFLNLRLKKWLRALITRSFAILPTIVVALVFNRSEASLDVLNEWLNVLQSMQIPFALIPLLTLVSKEQVMGVFKIGPALEKAAWAVAALVIVINGYLLLDFFISEVEGMLLGFLVFTGTAAYAAFMLYLISHSGTLSWLNLMLPKFGN, from the exons ATGGCGTCCCCAACCCCACCAGGAGAACCTGAACACGATGTGCCCGACCGAAGCGACGAGGCGGACGCAGAGTCAAGCCACCTCTTGCCACCCGAAGCCAACCATCCGCCACCGCCGGACGATGATCGGGACGATCTCGCCTTCGAGCCCCACGAGAAGATCATGATCGTCGACATCGAGTCCGCCGACGAGACGGCGGTGCCGCCCTTCTCGTGGAGGAAGCTGTGGCTGTTCACGGGCCCGGGGCTCCTCATGAGCGTGGCGTTTCTCGACCCCGGGAACCTCGAGGGGGACCTCCAGGCGGGGGCGATCGCCGGGTACTCGCTGCTGTGGCTTCTGATGTGGGCCACCGCGATGGGGCTGCTGATTCAGATGCTGTCCGCCAGGGTCGGGGTGGCCACGGGCCGCCACCTCGCGGAGCTGTGCAGGGAGGAGTACCCGGGCTGGGCCGGGTTGGCCCTCTGGTTCATGGCGGAAGTGGCCCTGATCGGGGCGGACATACAGGAGGTGATAGGGAGCGCTATTGCCATCCAAATTCTGAGCAACGGTCACTTGCCCCTCTGGGCTGGGGTCCTAATCACCGCTTCTGATTG CTTCTTGTTTCTGTTTCTGGAGAACTATGGGGTGAGGAAGTTAGAAGCAGTTTTTGCATTTCTGATCGGGACCATGGCTCTTTCGTTTGCGTGGATGTTCGCTGACACGAAGCCCAGTGGGAAAGAACTTCTAATGG GTCTACTGGTTCCGAGACTTGGATCCAAAACAATTCGTCAGGCAGTGGGAGTCGTCGGTTGTGTGATAATGCCTCACAACGTTTTTCTCCATTCTGCCTTGGTCCAGTCTCGGAAGATCAACCCTGAGAAGAAGGGTCGGGTCCAAGAAGCAATAAATTACTACTCCATCGAGTCATCTTTCGCCCTTCTGGTCTCATTCATGATAAACCTGTTTGTAACTACCGTCTTTGCCAAGGGGTTCTATGGTACAAAACAGGCAAATACAATCGGGCTTGTAAATGCAGGGCAGTACCTTGAGGAGAAATATGGAGGCGGACTTCTTCTGATTCTTTATATATGGGGGATCGGATTATTGGCAGCAGGGCAGAGTAGTACGATCACAGGGACATATGCAGGGCAGTTTATTATGGGTGGATTCCTCAACCTTCGATTGAAGAAATGGCTCAGGGCTCTGATCACAAGAAGCTTTGCCATCTTGCCGACTATAGTCGTTGCCCTCGTGTTTAACAGATCCGAAGCTTCACTGGATGTTTTGAACGAGTGGCTCAATGTTCTTCAGTCTATGCAGATACCATTTGCCCTTATACCACTTCTTACCTTGGTGTCAAAGGAGCAGGTTATGGGTGTTTTCAAAATCGGTCCTGCACTTGAG AAAGCAGCGTGGGCAGTGGCTGCCCTGGTGATCGTGATCAATGGGTATCTTCTGCTTGATTTCTTCATCTCTGAGGTTGAGGGGATGCTGCTCGGGTTCCTTGTCTTCACAGGCACAGCAGCATATGCAGCATTCATGCTTTACCTCATTTCACATAGCGGCACCCTGAGTTGGCTCAACCTGATGTTACCCAAGTTCGGGAATTGA